The Polaribacter tangerinus genome has a segment encoding these proteins:
- a CDS encoding YeeE/YedE thiosulfate transporter family protein, translating into MKNSRFLFLGIFFAIVLSKSQAISWYRFYEMFTFQSFHMFGIIGSAVVISAIFMQLFKREIVKDINGKVISPKKKKKGIFSTLFGGTLFGLGWGVSGACAAPIFVILGFQPIAALLLLLGALLGAFLYGIISKKLPQ; encoded by the coding sequence ATGAAAAATAGTAGATTTTTATTTTTAGGTATCTTTTTTGCCATAGTTTTAAGTAAGTCACAAGCCATTTCTTGGTATCGATTTTATGAAATGTTTACTTTTCAATCTTTTCATATGTTTGGTATTATTGGAAGTGCTGTTGTTATATCAGCTATTTTTATGCAATTGTTTAAGAGAGAAATTGTAAAAGATATAAACGGAAAAGTTATCTCTCCCAAAAAGAAGAAAAAAGGCATTTTTAGCACTCTTTTTGGAGGTACTTTATTTGGTTTAGGTTGGGGAGTTTCGGGTGCTTGTGCAGCACCGATTTTTGTAATTTTAGGTTTTCAACCAATTGCAGCTTTACTCTTGTTATTAGGCGCGCTTTTAGGGGCATTCTTATACGGAATTATAAGTAAAAAATTACCGCAATAA
- a CDS encoding 3-deoxy-D-manno-octulosonic acid transferase: MNFVYNVVVFIASLLLPILALFNKKINLFVTGRNETFTKIKAVKGEKNIWFHVASLGEFEQARPLIEQLKTSHSSYKIVVTFFSPSGYEIRKNYSLADVVCYLPLDTKRNVYKFVKELQPTMALFVKYEFWPNLLIELKKQKVPTVLVSGILRKNQLFFKSYGGFMKKSLEAFHHFFVQDTNSLNLLASIGFTNVTVAGDTRFDRVSKLLKQDNSLDFISEFKEDKFTLIAGSTWQEDESLLVTYINKYASKTDKFIIAPHTIQSSAIKVLKNSIQSKTVLFSEKGGVNLANYQVLIVDAIGLLTKIYAAADVAYVGGGLKTGLHNILEPATFGVPVIIGNKYIKFKEAVDLVKIGGCISISNQEEFTNNLQILKKDEGFRNLTGVINKRYIEDHIGATETIMNYITHKI, encoded by the coding sequence ATGAATTTTGTATATAACGTTGTTGTTTTTATAGCAAGTCTTTTATTGCCAATTTTAGCACTTTTTAATAAGAAAATAAACCTTTTTGTTACAGGAAGAAATGAAACTTTTACAAAGATAAAGGCAGTAAAAGGAGAAAAAAATATTTGGTTTCACGTAGCCTCTTTGGGCGAATTTGAACAGGCAAGACCATTAATAGAACAACTTAAAACATCACATTCATCGTATAAAATTGTTGTTACTTTTTTCTCTCCTTCCGGATACGAAATTCGTAAAAATTATAGCCTTGCCGATGTTGTTTGTTATTTGCCTTTAGATACTAAAAGGAATGTTTACAAGTTTGTAAAAGAACTACAGCCAACAATGGCTCTTTTTGTAAAATATGAATTTTGGCCCAATTTATTAATTGAGTTGAAAAAGCAAAAAGTACCTACAGTATTGGTATCAGGAATTTTGAGAAAAAATCAACTTTTTTTTAAAAGTTATGGAGGTTTTATGAAAAAGTCCTTAGAAGCCTTTCACCATTTTTTTGTACAAGATACCAATTCCCTAAATTTATTAGCTTCTATAGGATTCACAAACGTTACTGTGGCAGGAGATACTCGTTTTGATAGAGTGTCGAAACTTTTAAAGCAAGATAATTCATTAGATTTTATAAGCGAATTTAAAGAAGATAAATTTACCCTAATCGCAGGAAGTACTTGGCAAGAAGATGAATCTTTATTGGTAACATATATTAATAAGTATGCTTCAAAAACAGACAAATTTATTATAGCACCGCATACCATACAATCTTCGGCCATAAAAGTTTTAAAAAATAGTATTCAAAGTAAAACGGTATTATTTTCAGAAAAAGGAGGTGTAAACCTTGCTAATTATCAAGTTTTAATTGTAGATGCTATAGGTCTTCTCACAAAAATTTATGCAGCTGCCGATGTTGCTTATGTTGGTGGTGGTCTAAAAACTGGCTTACACAATATTTTGGAGCCTGCAACATTTGGTGTGCCCGTAATTATTGGTAACAAATACATAAAGTTTAAAGAGGCAGTAGATTTGGTAAAAATAGGAGGATGTATTTCTATTAGTAACCAGGAAGAATTTACCAACAATTTACAAATTTTAAAAAAAGACGAAGGTTTTAGAAACCTAACAGGTGTAATTAATAAAAGGTATATTGAAGACCATATAGGTGCAACAGAAACCATTATGAATTACATTACTCATAAAATTTAA
- a CDS encoding YeeE/YedE family protein yields the protein METILQPWPWYVGGPLIAITLFLYFYFGKNFGASTNFETLCTMSGAGKVSDYFKKDWKERDFAIFFVVGLVIGGFIASNFLIPNQEITLDSNTISELNELGFTRVAQQYFPTEIFGYQAITSVKGFLILIISGILIGFGTRYAGGCTSGHAITGLSSLQWPSLLAVIGFFIGGILATWFVIPLLFS from the coding sequence ATAGAAACTATTTTACAACCTTGGCCTTGGTATGTTGGAGGTCCCTTAATTGCCATTACATTATTTTTGTACTTTTATTTTGGAAAAAATTTTGGAGCCTCGACAAATTTCGAAACTTTATGTACTATGAGTGGTGCTGGTAAAGTTTCGGACTACTTTAAAAAAGACTGGAAAGAAAGAGATTTTGCAATTTTTTTTGTAGTAGGATTAGTAATTGGCGGTTTTATAGCCTCTAATTTTCTAATACCTAATCAAGAAATTACTTTAGATTCAAATACCATCAGCGAGTTAAATGAACTTGGTTTTACCAGGGTTGCTCAGCAATATTTTCCCACAGAAATTTTTGGTTACCAAGCAATCACTTCCGTTAAAGGTTTTTTAATATTGATTATTTCTGGTATTTTAATAGGATTTGGAACCCGATACGCAGGCGGTTGTACATCTGGCCATGCTATTACAGGTTTAAGTAGTTTGCAGTGGCCTTCTTTATTGGCTGTAATAGGTTTTTTTATAGGTGGTATTTTAGCAACTTGGTTTGTAATACCCCTTTTATTCTCATAA
- the moaA gene encoding GTP 3',8-cyclase MoaA — MSNLIDSFGRQITYVRLAVTDRCNLRCQYCMPAQGIDIVPKQELLTFKEMYRLIRVLTELGVKKVRLTGGEPFVRKDFVGFLEMLSHNDLLDAINITTNGALISKHINTIEKLEKVKNINLSIDSLQREKFTKITRRDVFPEVYKTFELLEKSSLNLKLNVVVQAGFNTDEILDFVKLTEHKNVAIRFIEEMPFNGKGQREIQENWTYKKILEEIQTQFNVVKIKSEKSSTSQNFSIENHLGTVGIIPAFTRTICSDCNRIRITSTGTFKNCLFDDGVFNLRDFIRKGASNEDLKELFLSLVKQKPANGFIAEGNRKKGDVTESMSTIGG; from the coding sequence ATGAGCAACTTAATAGACAGTTTTGGCAGACAAATAACCTATGTAAGATTGGCGGTTACAGATAGGTGTAACCTACGCTGCCAATATTGTATGCCTGCTCAGGGTATAGATATTGTGCCAAAACAAGAGTTATTAACCTTTAAAGAAATGTACCGTTTAATTCGTGTTTTAACTGAGTTAGGTGTAAAAAAAGTTCGTTTAACAGGAGGAGAGCCCTTTGTACGTAAAGATTTTGTTGGTTTTTTAGAAATGTTATCTCATAACGATTTGTTAGATGCTATAAACATTACTACAAATGGCGCTTTAATTTCTAAACACATAAATACCATTGAAAAGTTAGAAAAAGTAAAAAATATCAACTTAAGTATTGATAGTTTACAGAGAGAAAAATTTACTAAAATTACACGAAGAGATGTATTTCCTGAAGTATATAAAACATTCGAATTATTAGAAAAAAGTAGCTTAAATTTAAAGCTAAATGTGGTGGTTCAAGCCGGTTTTAATACTGATGAAATTTTAGATTTTGTAAAATTAACAGAGCATAAAAATGTTGCTATTCGGTTTATAGAGGAAATGCCTTTTAATGGAAAAGGACAACGAGAAATACAAGAAAATTGGACTTATAAAAAAATTTTAGAAGAAATTCAAACTCAATTTAATGTTGTAAAAATTAAATCAGAAAAATCATCTACTTCTCAAAATTTTTCTATAGAAAATCATTTAGGTACCGTAGGTATTATCCCTGCTTTTACCAGAACTATTTGTAGCGATTGTAATAGAATACGAATTACATCAACAGGAACTTTTAAAAATTGTTTGTTTGATGATGGCGTTTTTAATCTACGAGACTTTATTAGAAAAGGAGCTTCTAATGAAGATTTAAAAGAACTTTTTTTATCTTTAGTGAAGCAAAAACCAGCAAATGGTTTTATTGCAGAAGGGAACAGAAAAAAAGGAGACGTAACTGAAAGTATGAGCACAATAGGAGGGTAG